A genomic window from Yarrowia lipolytica chromosome 1D, complete sequence includes:
- a CDS encoding uncharacterized protein (Compare to YALI0D27148g, similar to uniprot|P32468 Saccharomyces cerevisiae YHR107c CDC12 septin, similar to Saccharomyces cerevisiae CDC12 (YHR107C); ancestral locus Anc_5.412), with product MATTAQAAIQSIGVANLPNQRHKIVAKSGATFTLMVAGESGLGKTTFVNTLFSTSIKSYTDNKTRFKRPIKKTVEIDVTKAELEERGFRVRLNVIDTPGFGDNVNNLDSWQPIVEFLDDQHESFMRQEQQPNRVGKIDMRVHACIYFIRPTGHGLKPLDIEAMKKLSSRVNLIPVIAKADTLSRKELAIFKQRVRDTIIAQNIRIYQPSVDEEDQRAAEHAKSLIDAMPYSIIASEKDVETPDGRVVKGRQYLWGVAEVENEDHCDFEKLRYLLIRTHMLDLTASTEELHYESYRTQQMETRKFGEARPRKFDNPKFKEEEDALRKMFTEQVKLEEQRFRQWEQNLIAERDRLNKDLEQTHASIRALEQEVEQLTMKAGKR from the exons ATGGCGACCACAGCACAGGCTGCTATTCAGAGCATTGGCGTGGCCAATCTGCCAAACCAGCG acacaagaTTGTGGCCAAGAGTGGAGCTACCTTCACCCTTATGGTGGCTGGCGAGTCTGGTCTCGGAAAGACCACCTTCGTTAACAccctcttctccacatccATCAAGAGCTACACAGACAACAAGACGCGGTTCAAGCGACCCATCAAGAAGACGGTGGAGATCGACGtgaccaaggccgagctggaggagcgaGGATTCCGAGTGCGACTCAACGTGATCGACACTCCCGGATTCGGTGACAATGTCAACAACCTAGACTCTTGGCAGCCCATTGTTGAATTTCTGGACGACCAGCATGAATCTTTCATGCGTCAGGAACAGCAACCAAACCGTGTCGGCAAGATTGACATGCGAGTCCACGCGTGTATCTACTTTATTCGACCCACTGGCCACGGACTCAAGCCCCTGGACATTGAGGCCATGAAGAAGCTGTCTTCTCGAGTGAACTTGATCCCCGTCATCGCCAAGGCTGACACACTGTCGCGCAAGGAGCTGGCTATCTTCAAGCAGCGAGTTCGAGACACCATCATCGCGCAAAACATTCGAATCTACCAGCCCTCAgtggatgaggaggacCAGCGAGCTGCTGAGCACGCCAAGTCGCTTATTGACGCCATGCCCTACTCCATCATTGCCTCTGAGAAGGACGTGGAGACCCCTGATGGTCGAGTGGTCAAGGGCCGACAATACCTGTGGGGAGTTGCCGAGGTGGAGAACGAGGACCACTGTGACTTTGAGAAGTTGCGATACCTCCTGATCCGAACCCACATGCTGGACCTCACAGCCTCCACTGAGGAGCTGCACTACGAGTCGTACCGAACCCAACAGATGGAGACCAGAAAGTTTGGCGAGGCCCGGCCGCGAAAATTCGACAACCCTaagttcaaggaggaggaggacgcTCTTCGAAAGATGTTCACTGAGCAGGTaaagctggaggagcagcgaTTCCGACAGTGGGAGCAAAATCTCATTGCCGAGCGAGATCGACTCAACAAGGACCTCGAGCAGACCCATGCTAGCATCAGAGCcctggagcaggaggtCGAGCAGTTGACTATGAAGGCTGGTAAGCGATAA
- a CDS encoding uncharacterized protein (Compare to YALI0D27236g, weakly similar to uniprot|Q9XTH4 Caenorhabditis elegans Hypothetical protein K08H10.2a), with protein MSADHVDNTIKKDASKAGDDFKKGSESLGDDVKKGWDELKEGASDAQKNLGKENEKIHDTFSGDFDKKAHQEGEKLKDANEKWTHGVHDKAEDFNKDVKNEFNKVEKNTEHENEKIRDTFDSKGQPHGTWDNFKEGASHAQSDLDSANKRFTSAVDESSEHFGKAVNSAWDSLKSGVNGLIGGEKK; from the coding sequence atgtctgCTGACCACGTCGATaacaccatcaagaaggacgccTCCAAGGCTGGCGATgacttcaagaagggcTCTGAGAGCCTCGGAGATGACGTCAAGAAGGGCTGGGATGAGCTCAAGGAAGGCGCCTCGGACGCCCAGAAGAATCTCGGCAAGGAGAACGAGAAGATTCACGACACCTTCTCCGGCGATTTTGACAAGAAAGCCCACCAAGAGggcgagaagctcaaggatgCTAACGAAAAGTGGACCCACGGAGTCCACGACAAGGCCGAAgacttcaacaaggacgtCAAGAACGAGTTCAACAAGGTTGAGAAGAACACCGAGCacgagaacgagaagaTCCGAGACACCTTTGACAGCAAGGGACAGCCCCACGGCACCTGGGACAACTTCAAGGAGGGTGCCTCCCATGCCCAATCTGATCTTGATTCTGCCAACAAGCGATTCACATCTGCCGTCGACGAGTCAAGCGAACATTTCGGCAAGGCCGTCAACAGTGCTTGGGACTCTCTCAAGAGTGGAGTCAATGGGCTGATTGGcggagagaagaagtaa
- a CDS encoding uncharacterized protein (Compare to YALI0D27192g, similar to Saccharomyces cerevisiae GGA1 (YDR358W) and GGA2 (YHR108W); ancestral locus Anc_5.416, similar to uniprot|P38817 Saccharomyces cerevisiae YHR108W ADP-ribosylation factor binding protein GGA2), which yields MADYTARFRVDDDYYVQATPRTGSGSSQSNAKLFKLISAACAPHLVEPNLALDFEVADYINSKKGNSARDAAQAIVKLINHQSRNVSIMALSLLDICVKNCGYPFHLQISRKEFLNELVKKFPEKPPMNYTHTQCLILEVLQDWRETLCKHSRYKDDLGYIRDMHRLLTYKGYHFPEVNRDDAAVLREAESLKSAAELEAEEQDAHSAKLQELIRSGSPRDLQEANHLMKIMAGFKESKTNYAAKAAEDLEKIKTKAQLLDEMMQGHPSGTPFKPDDVYAEMYSAVKAAHPRIQKMTEEEGQDEETVAKLLQLNDYLHSLVEKFELLRKGDFGGAGAVNTKAPSGSATSKAVVSDLIDFGDDEPAAGGAGGATPAGNSGSGSGAAVDDLLGDLNGLSFNNSSGFGQGGSISLLGATNASSAASPAVSGASGKHSGTPAGSGNLFDLDFSPSASPAPAATPAPAFNFSSLSQLTANKAGETHAVKTAPSEDPAEAWNFVGASSGAAAGKEISILQTGDIKVSGLVSRSGSNVEITLQFSNKSFTDNITALDFKIAAPKSVTLKLDPASSDTLGAASINGVTQEAHVGNAGDKLKLRFKLNFNIGGKAVEEVGTVEDL from the coding sequence ATGGCTGACTACACCGCCCGCTTTCGAGTGGACGACGACTACTACGTGCAAGCCACGCCCCGAACCGGCAGTGGATCGTCGCAGTCCAATGCAAAACTGTTCAAGCTAATCAGCGCAGCTTGTGCCCCCCATCTGGTGGAGCCCAACCTAGCGCTGGACTTTGAAGTCGCCGACTacatcaactccaaaaaGGGCAATAGCGCTCGGGACGCTGCCCAGGCCATTgtcaagctcatcaaccACCAGTCCCGAAACGTGTCCATCATGGCtctgtcgctgctggacaTTTGTGTCAAGAACTGTGGCTACCCTTTTCACCTACAAATCTCCCGAAAAGAGTTTCTCAATGAACTGGTTAAGAAGTTCCCCGAGAAGCCCCCAATGAACTACACTCACACCCAGTGTCTGATCTTGGAGGTGCTGCAGGACTGGCGAGAAACACTTTGCAAGCACTCGCGGTACAAGGATGACCTGGGATACATCAGAGACATGCACCGGCTGCTGACCTACAAGGGCTACCACTTCCCCGAGGTCAACCGAGATGACGCTGCTGTTCTGCGAGAGGCTGAAAGTCTCaagtctgctgctgagctGGAGGCTGAAGAGCAGGACGCCCACAGTgccaagctgcaggagctCATTCGATCCGGATCTCCTCGAGACCTCCAGGAAGCCAACCATCTCATGAAGATCATGGCTGGTTTCAAGGAATCAAAGACAAACTACGCCGCCAAGGCCGCcgaggatctggagaaAATCAAGACTAAGGCGCAGCTTCTCGACGAAATGATGCAGGGGCATCCCAGCGGCACCCCATTCAAGCCCGACGATGTCTACGCAGAGATGTACTCTGCCGTCAAGGCTGCCCACCCCCGAATTCAGAAGATgactgaggaggagggtcAGGACGAGGAAACCGTGGCCAAGCTTCTACAACTCAACGACTACCTGCATTCTTTGGTTGAGAAGTTTGAGCTTCTGCGAAAGGGCGACTTTGGTGGAGCTGGCGCCGTCAACACAAAGGCCCCCTCTGGATCTGCGACCTCCAAGGCCGTTGTTTCCGACCTCATTGACTTTGGAGACGATGAGCctgcagctggaggagctggaggagcgaCACCCGCGGGAAACTCCGGATCTGGCTCCGGCGCCGCCGTCGACGATCTGCTTGGCGATCTCAATGGTCTGTCCTTCAACAACAGCTCCGGTTTTGGTCAGGGTGGCTCCATTTCTCTGCTGGGGGCCACTAACGCAAGTAGCGCTGCCTCCCCTGCTGTGTCCGGAGCCTCTGGAAAGCACTCTGGCACACCCGCTGGATCCGGAAACCTTTTTGACTTGGACTTCTCTCCCTCGGcatctcctgctcctgctgctactcctgctcccgctTTCAacttttcttctctctcccAGCTGACTGCCAACAAGGCCGGTGAGACACACGCGGTCAAGACAGCACCCTCTGAGGACCCTGCTGAGGCCTGGAACTTTGTGGGTGCTTCTTccggtgctgctgccggTAAGGAGATTTCTATTCTGCAGACTGGCGACATCAAGGTGTCTGGCCTGGTCAGCAGGTCTGGCAGTAACGTGGAGATCACTCTGCAGTTCTCCAACAAGTCCTTCACTGATAACATTACCGCTCTGGACTTTAAGATTGCCGCTCCCAAGTCTGTCACTCTCAAGCTAGACCCCGCATCCTCCGACACTCTTGGAGCTGCTTCCATCAACGGAGTGACCCAAGAGGCTCACGTTGGCAACGCTGGCGACAAGCTGAAGCTGCGATTCAAGCTGAACTTCAACATTGGAGGGAAGGCTGTTGAAGAGGTCGGCACCGTGGAGGACCTGTAA
- a CDS encoding uncharacterized protein (Compare to YALI0D27258g, some similarities with uniprot|Q06337 Saccharomyces cerevisiae YDR359c VID21 weak similarity to human trichohyalin, similar to Saccharomyces cerevisiae EAF1 (YDR359C); ancestral locus Anc_5.417), whose product MMDPRQETCGDIVSTRKRRLEELYYVSLHPRYPQGLDAKQKLKQFQDQFDLTQNRLFDENKLPKAVEEPKPVPTLQTSTPDAGSSPELKRRRTSSIAQLSPTFSRTSLKTNEQQLQEMLLFLVPSNIPEPTTETKSLAELYYTTQTLPLSKLIPSAHKTLTTDSYHLALLEGKLAVAHARIEELKRAGKWGPRQPKRFQDPIRRKTHWDHVLDEMEWMSTDFREERKFKQAMACEIAFSVLEYHKYGKEACCVKTKPIKFLPEEINESEDTESKMDIDTSMPPPSINPVEVTNISAADSVTVVDYDTLLSQPRTLSSTEESEDKPEEPSTDSEEVVGGEVPKRPAAPKLPESSPFKLYASVDKLDPLSKALFDNLPVTTPPGSAVNALQVPYSDPLDNSKLAPVTHLLAAPPEQDDWWSVCLEDSPADEDTLPLRSNTRSTLFNSETMRRHVVIKAPQPPQTKYLDFRTPTMWLLADDSQLLRLVKEYSYNWDIVSAHMLPQKTYGFTANIERRTSWQCFERWFQLNPTFSLTDLRGPYAQAAQQWMAAAAKAQAQSKRRISPLGVSNESIQRGHRKLRWASMFDGIRKSMRKRETTPRPNPQPPRKSQLSESNKKDIASPLDLCKMKFEQDKNLAKAYAQQRMMPGQMPGQMPPVPSNIPANRQFPGQRPPPPQTAAQIQAHTQAQARAAAAASGHMQQRMAGVGMNRMPGQMNDQHQMMQFDRQRQLMEQQKMLQQQQQQQFMRTQGQVPPQPGQVQGQVNQNVQGAQVAAGQAGMAQRPAGQIPQGQMPAQQGQVPPGQAGNQAQMMRPNMRMRPGGPQAAAPNEHLNALIRQLQNQNPALSLEAATKLAHVQVQRFVQKQQRVARQAQGQTPPQGQMRPGQPQGQPSPQMRSGSSTPMNMQSPQLMNVQLQQQQQQRSASPGQSPAQQHAMLMRMNQQQQQQQQQHSRTRDRPRDKTKDKVHPSKMAVRLFMYTDNIIELYSTCSYCTFTTLRHVKVAFSLLLSRNHILIP is encoded by the coding sequence ATGATGGACCCGCGGCAAGAGACGTGCGGAGACATTGTGTCGACGCGTAAACGTCGGCTTGAAGAGCTATACTACGTCTCCTTGCACCCTCGGTACCCCCAAGGTCTGGATGCCAAACAGAAACTGAAGCAGTTCCAGGACCAGTTCGACCTGACACAAAACCGACTTTTCGACGAAAACAAATTACCAAAGGCGGTCGAAGAGCCCAAGCCAGTGCCGACCCTTCAAACCTCGACACCTGATGCAggctcttctccagagttGAAGCGACGACGTACGTCTAGTATTGCGCAACTGTCACCTACATTCTCACGCACATCACTCAAAACAAACGAGCAGCAACTGCAGGAaatgctgctgtttctggtgcCCAGCAACATCCCCGAACCCACCACAGAAACTAAGTCGCTCGCTGAGCTATACTACACCACACAGACCCTACCACTGTCCAAGCTTATTCCGTCGGCGCACAAAACACTTACCACAGACTCCTACCATCTGGCGTTGCTGGAGGGCAAGCTTGCAGTAGCACATGCTCGTATAGAGGAGCTGAAGCGGGCAGGGAAATGGGGCCCCAGGCAGCCAAAGCGGTTCCAGGACCCTATCCGACGGAAAACACACTGGGACCATGTGTTAGATGAAATGGAGTGGATGTCTACGGATTTCCGGGAGGAGAGAAAATTCAAGCAGGCGATGGCTTGTGAAATTGCCTTTTCCGTGCTGGAGTACCACAAGTACGGTAAGGAAGCTTGTTGTGTGAAGACGAAGCCTATCAAGTTCCTACCAGAGGAAATTAACGAGTCTGAAGATACAGAGAGCAAGATGGACATTGATACAAGCATGCCACCACCAAGTATCAACCCTGTTGAGGTGACAAACATCTCAGCAGCGGATTCTGTCACTGTTGTTGACTACGATACTCTCCTCTCACAACCCAGGACACTGTCATCGACTGAGGAGTCTGAAGACAAGCCGGAAGAGCCTTCTACAGACAGTGAAGAGGTCGTCGGTGGGGAGGTGCCCAAGcgacctgctgctcctAAACTTCCTGAGAGCTCTCCGTTCAAGCTGTACGCCTCAGtggacaagctggaccCTCTATCCAAGGCTCTCTTTGACAACCTCCCTGTCACTACACCTCCTGGTTCTGCCGTTAATGCTCTACAGGTTCCCTACAGCGATCCTCTGGACAACTCAAAACTCGCACCTGTCACGCATCTTCTAGCGGCTCCCCCGGAGCAAGATGATTGGTGGTCGGTATGTCTTGAAGACTCTCCTGCCGATGAGGACACTCTCCCTCTACGATCTAACACTCGTTCTACACTGTTCAATTCGGAGACCATGCGCCGACATGTCGTCATTAAGGCGCCGCAGCCTCCACAGACCAAGTACCTCGACTTCCGAACGCCAACAATGTGGTTATTGGCTGATGATTCACAGCTTCTTCGACTGGTCAAGGAGTATTCCTACAACTGGGACATTGTGTCTGCCCACATGCTGCCCCAAAAAACTTACGGCTTCACAGCTAACATTGAGAGACGTACGTCATGGCAGTGCTTCGAGCGTTGGTTCCAGCTCAATCCGACGTTTTCTCTGACGGATTTGCGTGGTCCCTACGCTCAGGCTGCCCAGCAATGGATggccgctgctgccaaaGCCCAGGCTCAGTCCAAGCGTCGCATCTCGCCTCTTGGTGTGTCGAATGAGTCTATCCAGAGAGGTCACCGGAAGCTGCGATGGGCTTCCATGTTTGACGGTATTCGAAAGAGCATGCGAAAACGAGAAACTACCCCCCGACCTAACCCTCAGCCGCCTCGAAAGTCGCAGCTATCCGAGTCCAACAAGAAAGATATTGCTTCGCCTCTGGATCTGTGCAAGATGAAGTTTGAGCAGGATAAGAATCTCGCAAAGGCTTACGCTCAGCAGCGGATGATGCCTGGTCAGATGCCTGGTCAGATGCCCCCGGTACCTTCTAACATTCCTGCTAACCGTCAGTTCCCCGGTCAAcgacctcctcctcctcagaccGCGGCTCAAATTCAGGCACACACGCAGGCACAggctcgagctgctgctgccgcctcTGGACATATGCAGCAGCGTATGGCTGGTGTGGGCATGAACAGAATGCCTGGCCAGATGAACGACCAGCACCAGATGATGCAGTTTGATCGACAGCGGCAGCTcatggagcagcagaagatgctgcaacaacagcagcagcagcagtttaTGCGAACCCAGGGGCAGGTGCCTCCTCAGCCAGGCCAGGTGCAGGGACAGGTGAACCAGAACGTCCAGGGCGCTCAGGTGGCTGCCGGTCAGGCTGGTATGGCTCAGAGACCGGCCGGCCAGATACCTCAGGGCCAGATGCCTGCTCAACAGGGACAGGTTCCTcctggccaagctggaAATCAGGCCCAGATGATGCGTCCCAACATGCGAATGCGACCCGGAGGTCCCCAGGCAGCTGCCCCCAACGAGCATCTGAATGCTCTAATTCGCCAGTTGCAGAACCAAAACCCTGCTTTGTCTCTGGAGGCCGCCACCAAGCTGGCGCATGTGCAGGTGCAGCGGTTtgtccagaagcagcagcgagTAGCTCGTCAGGCTCAGGGacagactcctcctcagggACAGATGCGTCCTGGACAGCCCCAGGGACAACCCTCTCCTCAGATGCGTTCGGGTTCTTCGACTCCCATGAACATGCAATCGCCACAACTGATGAACGTACAGctccaacagcaacagcagcaacggTCTGCTTCACCAGGTCAGAGCCCCGCCCAGCAGCACGCCATGCTTATGCGAAtgaaccagcagcagcagcagcagcagcagcagcacagCAGAACCAGGGACAGACCCAGGGACAAAaccaaggacaaggtcCATCCGAGTAAGATGGCCGTCCGATTATTTATGTATACAGATAATATTATTGAactctacagtacttgtagctactgtacttttacaaCACTTCGTCATGTAAAAGTAGCTTTCTCTCTGCTACTATCTCGTAACCATATCCTCATTCCGTAA
- a CDS encoding uncharacterized protein (Compare to YALI0D27214g, similar to uniprot|Q8TFK5 Yarrowia lipolytica Cell wall protein) encodes MQFSAVLLAAAAGLVSAQKFSLVAIRSGSDIQNDAITSDGKSLVLNGNTPTTYEVIGRSLYANGKPVQFGDNATIVATDGQASKDIIVNGDNHLYVPNFDFTACPNGKNGYDIVNNQFCKSGGLGFAARAVFEGGSSSAAAPTSSSAASHAASSAAASASHAASSAAASKASSAVAAPKSEAAAGAHATAGAIVSQINDGQIQAPHSTGPAQAPKASAPPAQANGAATLGVSAVAGAVAVAMLF; translated from the coding sequence ATGCAGTTCTCCGCCGTTCTTCTTGCCGCTGCCGCCGGCCTCGTCTCCGCCCAGAAGTTCTCTCTCGTTGCCATCCGATCTGGCTCCGACATCCAGAACGACGCCATCACCTCCGATGGCAAGTCCCTTGTCCTCAACGGCAACACCCCCACCACCTACGAGGTGATTGGCCGATCTCTGTACGCCAACGGTAAGCCCGTCCAGTTCGGTGACAACGCCACCATTGTGGCCACCGACGGTCAGGCCTCCAAGGACATCATTGTCAACGGTGACAACCATCTCTACGTCCCCAACTTTGACTTCACTGCCTGCCCCAACGGCAAGAACGGTtacgacattgtcaacaacCAGTTCTGCAAGTCTGGAGGTCTCGGCTTTGCCGCTCGAGCTGTCTTCGAAGGtggctcttcttccgccGCTGCTcccacctcttcctccgCTGCTTCCCATGCCGCCTCTTCCGCTGCCGCCTCTGCTTCTCacgctgcttcttctgctgctgcttccaaggcttcttctgctgttGCCGCCCCCAAGTCCGAGGCCGCTGCTGGTGCCCACGCCACTGCCGGTGCCATTGTCTCCCAGATCAATGATGGCCAGATCCAGGCTCCCCACTCCACCGGCCCTGCCCAGGCCCCCAAGGCCTCTGCTCCTCCCGCCCAGGCCAACGGCGCTGCCACCCTTGGTGTCTCTGCTGTTGCCGGTGCTGTTGCCGTCGCCATGCTTTTCTAA
- a CDS encoding uncharacterized protein (Compare to YALI0D27126g, similar to Saccharomyces cerevisiae TRR1 (YDR353W) and TRR2 (YHR106W); ancestral locus Anc_5.411, similar to uniprot|P29509 Saccharomyces cerevisiae YDR353W Thioredoxin reductase 1), with protein sequence MVGILLENHTDKCIESNLSPGWQKKPPSPHTFTLHTVTLVLGLDPLQITNSKFVREKRCARLSQTLLIHLRAQKQATTFTISIFRRFTRFGALLPISATAIEHSKPSFSTTAQSRMTHSPVVIIGSGPAAHTAAIYLSRAEIKPTLYEGMMANGIAAGGQLTTTTEIENFPGFPDGIMGSQLMEDMRKQSIRFGTEIITETVSKVDLSQRPFKYWTEFNEDEEPHTADAIILATGASAKRLSLPGEDQYWQQGISACAVCDGAVPIFRNKPLAVVGGGDSAAEEALFLTKYGSKVYVIVRKDKLRASAVMAKRLASHPKVEILFNHVSIEAKGDGKLLNALEIENTLTGEKRDLEVNGLFYAIGHIPATSIVKGQVETDEEGYVVTVPGTANTSVKGVFAAGDVQDKRYRQAITSAGTGCMAALDCEKLLAEEE encoded by the coding sequence ATGGTGGGTATATTGCTTGAAAATCATACTGACAAATGTATTGAGAGCAACTTATCGCCTgggtggcaaaaaaaaccaccgTCACCTCATACATTTACTCTACACACAGTCACTCTCGTACTCGGCTTAGACCCCTTACAAATCACAAACTCTAAGTTTGTGCGTGAAAAACGTTGCGCCAGACTTTCTCAAACACTACTTATACACTTGCGTGCCCAGAAGCAAGCCACGACATTTACAATTTCCATCTTTCGACGATTCACCCGATTTGGAGCCCTATTGCCCATATCTGCAACCGCAATTGAACACTCCAAGCCCTCTTTCTCCACCACAGCTCAATCCAGAATGACCCACAGCCCAGTTGTTATCATCGGTTCCGGCCCCGCCGCCCACACCGCTGCCATCTACCTTTCTCGAGCCGAGATCAAGCCCACTCTCTACGAGGGAATGATGGCCAACGGCATTGCTGCCGGCGGTCAGCTCACCACTACCACTGAGATTGAGAACTTCCCCGGCTTCCCCGACGGAATCATGGGCTCCCAGCTCATGGAGGACATGCGAAAGCAGTCCATCCGATTCGGCACCGAGATCATCACCGAGACCGTCTCCAAGGTCGATCTGTCCCAGCGACCCTTCAAGTACTGGACCGAGTTCaatgaggacgaggagcccCACACTGCCGACGCCATTATTCTTGCCACTGGTGCCTCTGCCAAGCGACTCTCTCTGCCCGGTGAGGACCAGTACTGGCAGCAGGGTATCTCTGCCTGCGCTGTCTGTGACGGTGCTGTCCCCATTTTCCGAAACAAGCCTCTCGCCGTtgtcggaggaggagactctGCCGCTGAGGAGGCCCTCTTCCTCACCAAGTACGGCTCCAAGGTCTACGTCATTGTCCGAAAGGACAAGCTGCGAGCTTCCGCCGTTATGGCCAAGCGACTGGCCTCCCACCCCAAGGTCGAGATTCTCTTCAACCACGTGTCCATCGAGGCCAAGGGAGACGGCAAGCTGCTGAACGCCCTGGAGATCGAGAACACCCTGACCGGCGAGAAGCGAGACCTCGAGGTCAACGGTCTGTTCTACGCCATTGGTCACATCCCCGCCACCTCCATCGTCAAGGGCCAGGTCGAGACCGACGAGGAAGGCTATGTTGTTACCGTCCCCGGTACCGCCAACACCTCCGTCAAGGGTGTCTTTGCCGCTGGTGATGTCCAGGACAAGCGATACCGACAGGCCATTACCTCTGCTGGTACCGGCTGCATGGCTGCTCTCGACTGTGAGAAGCTGCTTGCTGAGGAGGAATAG
- a CDS encoding uncharacterized protein (Compare to YALI0D27170g, similar to Saccharomyces cerevisiae TRP4 (YDR354W); ancestral locus Anc_5.413, weakly similar to uniprot|P07285 Saccharomyces cerevisiae YDR354w TRP4 anthranilate phosphoribosyltransferase), which yields MLTSSRRETFTVGAVTQLRYTIPHHSHLSSTPMSLPLNTQLKAILDDTFTPEDLAEVLALVAQEKVPESQIITFLALLHAKGLDMNAAYLAAAANTLRHAARLPDTSKLDPEGYVDIVGTGGDGQNTFNVSTSAAIVAAGMGIKVGKHGGKASTSMSGAGDLLTCLGADMSRVHQSTVPDIVAKGPFCFLFAPMFHPVMNRVAPVRKSMGIPTLFNVLGPLVNPIPVKARIIGVYSEALGQIFAEAITHINRVQGMSQSPALVVWGEEGLDEISPAGRTKVWRVTPSQEIEELYLTPEDFGLSRHPLSEVSSGTPTENATVLKQLLSNELPDGHPISDYVIMNAAALAVIDGHAKDWKHGVELARESIKSGKALNALETFVEASKAAPKEA from the coding sequence ATGTTAACCTCATCCCGCAGAGAAACTTTCACGGTCGGTGCAGTGACTCAATTAAGGTACACCATACCTCACCACTCTCACTTGTCATCAACACCCATGTCTCTGCCTCTCAACACCCAGCTTAAGGCCATTTTGGACGACACCTTCACCCCCGAGGATCTCGCCGAGGTCCTGGCTCTGGTCGCCCAGGAGAAGGTCCCTGAGTCCCAGATCATCACTTTTCTGGCCCTCTTGCATGCTAAGGGTCTCGACATGAACGCTGCTTACCTGGCTGCCGCCGCCAACACCCTGCGACACGCTGCCCGTCTGCCCGACACCTCCAAGCTTGATCCCGAGGGTTACGTCGACATTGTCGGCACTGGAGGTGATGGACAGAACACTTTCAACGTGTCCACCTCAGCGGCtattgttgctgctggtatGGGCATCAAGGTCGGCAAGCACGGCGGTAAGGCCTCCACCAGCATGTCTGGAGCCGGTGATCTGCTCACTTGTCTCGGAGCTGACATGTCGCGAGTCCACCAATCCACTGTGCCTGATATTGTCGCCAAGGGTCCTTTCTGCTTCCTGTTCGCTCCCATGTTCCACCCCGTTATGAACCGAGTTGCCCCCGTCAGAAAGTCCATGGGTATCCCTACCCTCTTCAACGTCCTGGGTCCCCTCGTCAATCCCATTCCAGTGAAGGCCCGGATCATCGGTGTGTACTCCGAGGCCCTTGGTCAGATCTTCGCCGAAGCCATCACCCATATCAACAGAGTTCAGGGTATGTCTCAGTCCCCTGCTCTGGTTGTCTGGGGAGAGGAGGGTCTCGACGAGATCTCTCCTGCCGGACGAACCAAGGTCTGGAGAGTTACTCCTTcccaggagattgaggagctCTACCTCACCCCTGAAGACTTCGGTCTCTCTAGACACCCCCTGTCTGAAGTGTCCTCCGGTACCCCCACCGAGAACGCTACCGTGctcaagcagcttcttTCCAATGAGCTTCCCGATGGTCACCCCATCTCCGATTACGTCATCATGAACGCTGCGGCTCTGGCTGTCATTGATGGTCATGCCAAGGACTGGAAGCATGGTGTGGAGCTTGCGCGAGAGTCTATCAAGTCTGGAAAGGCTCTCAACGCTCTCGAGACCTTCGTTGAGGCTTCCAAGGCGGCCCCGAAGGAGGCATAA